The following is a genomic window from Coriobacteriaceae bacterium.
AAGACGATGCCGATCTGCACTTCATTGAGGGTTGCTCCGCGCCTAAGTACAACGTGGCAAACCTCCACGCCGGCGCCGTCGAGCTCTTTGTGGGCAAGCGCGCGCACCTGCGTTACTCGACCATCGAGAACTGGTCCAAGAACATGTACAACCTCAACACCAAGCGTGCACGCGTGGACGAGGACGGCGACATCGAGTGGATCAGTGGCTCCTTCGGCAGCCACGTGGGCTACCTCTACCCCATGAGCGTGCTCAACGGCCGCCGCGCCCGTTCGAGCTTTACCGGCATCACCTTTGCCGGCGCCGGCCAGAACCTCGACACCGGCTGCAAGGTCGTGCTCAACGCGCCCGAGACCTCGGCGACCGTCGAGACCAAGGGCATCTCCAAGAGCGGCGGCATCCAGACCTTCCGCAGCTCCATCGTGGCCACGCCCAAGGCCGAGGGCTCCAAGGCAACCGTGAGCTGCCAGTCGCTGATGCTCGACGACCAGAGCCGCTCCGACACCATCCCCGCCATGGACATCCGCGCCAAGAACGTCGACATCGGCCACGAGGCCACCATCGGCCGCATCGGCGATGACAAGGTGTTCTACCTGATGAGCCGCGGTATCTCGGAGGAAGAGGCACGCACCATGATCGTCAACGGCTTTGCCAACCCGGTCTCCAAGGAGCTGCCGCTTGAGTACGCCGTCGAGATGAACAACCTGATCAAGCTCGAGATGGAAGGAGCGATCGGATAATGAAACAGACCACGAACACCGCTGCTACCACGCTTGAGCAGGTCAACGCGATGCCCGCAGCAACCTGGGGCTGGTTGAAAATGAACCAGACCAAGCTCGAGCTTTCCGACGAGCTTGCCGCCGCTCCTGCCGAGGCCGTTGAGGTCGAGGACCTGGAGGAGCAGTTCCTCGGCGCGGACGACGCGTTCGACACCGCTATGGATGCCATGGCCGAGCGCTTCCCCGAGCGCCGTGCCTCTGCCCCAGGTGATGCCGCCGATCGCGCCCGCATCACGCCCGAGACCGAGCTCGACGTGCCCGCCACCTCCGTCTACCAGGCCGGCGCCATCAAGCTGGAGGAGGAGCTCTCCCCCGCCGAGGCTTTCGAGACCGGCATGGGCGAGGCCGCCTACACTTATCTGACCGACCACGCAACCAAGCGCATCGTCATCGATGTGTCCGCATACAAGCACGCCACGGTTATCGTGCGTGTTAGCGGTGTCGATGCCGCCGCGGCCATCGCCGCCATCGACGTCGTCGCCCGTCCGCAGGCAACGCTCGACCTGCAGATCGCCCTGGACTCCCCCGTTGCCGGCGAGGGCGTCGTGGGATCCGTGCTGCGCGTGTGCGCCCACGAGTACGCCACCG
Proteins encoded in this region:
- the sufB gene encoding Fe-S cluster assembly protein SufB; translated protein: MTKNRTEVADIDRSLYDFTYGEEGFERLDAGITPDIVREISAKKDEPQWMLDLRLKSLEIFNRFPDPTWGPSIEGLDMDNIVTYVKPNTDQKHDWESVPDDIKNTFERLGIPEAERSYLAGVGAQYDSELVYHNMQDTASKMGIVYSGIEEALHDPQWEPLIHEKFMTLIPPTDHKFAALHGAVWSGGSFVYVPKGTKLDFPLQSYFRLNAKGAGQFEHTLIIVEDDADLHFIEGCSAPKYNVANLHAGAVELFVGKRAHLRYSTIENWSKNMYNLNTKRARVDEDGDIEWISGSFGSHVGYLYPMSVLNGRRARSSFTGITFAGAGQNLDTGCKVVLNAPETSATVETKGISKSGGIQTFRSSIVATPKAEGSKATVSCQSLMLDDQSRSDTIPAMDIRAKNVDIGHEATIGRIGDDKVFYLMSRGISEEEARTMIVNGFANPVSKELPLEYAVEMNNLIKLEMEGAIG